The genomic window ATCCGCATCGCCGATCTGACGTCGCTCGACCCGGTCTAGCAGCGCACTACCGCACCGTCGCGATGGCTGCGGAATGCCGCGTCGATGATCCGCATCACGCGAACACCATCGTCGGCTGGCACGGGCTCCGGAAGACCGCGGGTAATGGACTGGTATACGCCGTCGTAGAATGCCATGTAATTCCCGGTGGGTGATTGAATGAGCTC from Rhodothermales bacterium includes these protein-coding regions:
- a CDS encoding oxidoreductase, coding for GKNGCFLKRRADVQEQQLDDGIRPADSGYGVEPDGCEGRLYIGNATPGEPELIQSPTGNYMAFYDGVYQSITRGLPEPVPADDGVRVMRIIDAAFRSHRDGAVVRC